The nucleotide window TGAGGATGTAATGGATGAATACTGCCGGCTGCACTTTGGTCCCGCTGCCGTCGCCGACATGCGCGGGGCGCTTTTCCAACTCGAACAAAACCTCGAATTGCCGCTGGAGGCCAACGAGGGAATTGATCGGTACTATTCTTTGGTCAAACAGGCCGGATCGAAGATCCCCGGGAATCTGATGCAGATCGATCATCGCTGGCGTTTGCACATGCAGAAAGCCGCGTTGGACAAGTATTTTCAGTTGAAGCTGCGCGCCGAGCAAAATCAGAAGGAGAAGCTGACCCGTGCGCTGGCTTCTTCCCAGGAGACTGACGCCAGGATTGCAGCCGCCAAGGCAGTATTGGGTCAACCGCTCGAAACGCCGGCCATGGTCGCCCTCCGCGAGGAAGCTGGTAAGCTCGGCGAAGAAAGCAACCAGAACTTCGGTGTCCGGAACGTTGGTTACTTCTCGATGCAGAAACCTTTGACCGACCTTGCGTGGAGCGCGAAACAGGTGGAGCGCGCCGCGGCCGCGCCGGAGGCCCAACGCGCCGCCATTCTGGAAAGTCTGATCGGCTACGAGTCGGTTGGGGCGGGCAGCTTTTATGATGACGCCGGTAATCCGGCGCGGCAGCCGCATTTGACCAAGGGCGCATCGTTTGATGGGAGCGCCATGTTGGATCCGAACAATCGTCCCAGCCAAAACACCCTGGCCTACAACCTGGAGGAACCCATCGGCGTGGTGTTCCGCTATACCGGTCTGGATTCCGCAGCTTCGTACAAGGTGCGGGTGACACTTGTGACGCTGCGTGTCCCCAGAGGGCTGACGAATATTCCGACCTCCCCGCGCCGGGTTGAAAACATCCTCGCCAACGGTCAATACATCGCCAAAGACATCGAGTTGCCCGAATATACGGCCAAACAATTCGAATACGATATTCCCAGGAAGTTGATCGAAGGCGGCATTCTGGAACTGGCCTTCGAGCGCGGACAAGGCTCGATGGGCACTGCCGTGTCAGAAGTGTGGTTGCTCAAGCAGTAGGCGTGACCCGGTAGTGGCACAGTTTGAAGTCTTACGACTCGCCATGCGCCCCGGTCTCAGGTCACCGTCTTGCCCAGCGGAGTCCGACTGATCTTGCCGGGTGTAAGGTCGTTGCTGATGCGGAACACGGCGGCGTCCACCATCCGTTTCATTTCGATGTCCACCATCAACGTCTCGTTTGGCCGCAACGCGCGTTCGAGGGCATCGAGGTCTGACTTGAAATTCAGCGTGCGGTAGAAAGCCAGGGCATCCGGGGATTCCTTCGGACGCGCCTCGATGCGGAAACCGAACTTACCTTGAAGTTTGGGCTGGCGCAGTTCGCGATCTATCACGTCCCAGTTCAAATAATATGTCAGTTTGCCGGGATCGCGCCGGTTGCGCTGGCGGTCCACGAAGAACCCTTTCGGCAATTCCTGTTCGCTGTAGCGCGGGCCGGCGGTCAGGTATAAATCGTAATCGGACAGCGTCTGGCCGCGATCATCCCGCAACCGGACGATCACCTGGGCGCAGTGGTCGTTTGGAAATTCGCGCGTCCAGAACAACGTCTTGTGTTCCTCGACGCGTTCGGCCTGCTGGGTTTGTTCCGTCAATTGCGCCAGATTACTCGCGACCTTGGCGTAGTTTGCCGGCGTCGTCACCCGCAGGCATTGGACAACCCACTGCGCCGTTGGATGGTCGCGGGAAATGCCGCGTTCCTTTGCCACTTTCGCCGGGCGCAAGCCGTCCGACGACACGCTGCGGATGATGCCGATGTCGTCGCCCGAATGGGCCAGTTTCGGCAGGATGCCGAAGGCCGTGGGCTTGGAGCGCCAGACGCGCTTGGGCTTGAGGTCGCCGGCCTCATCCTGGACGAGTTCGAGCAGGCTGTAATTGAGATTCGCGGCGGCAACGCGCACCACTCCGTCCGAACCCATTTCATCTGTGTAGCTGTTCAATACGTCGTAGAAGCTGCGGTCAATAGTCTGTCCGACGAGCACGAAGGGGAAAAGCCCGTTCCCGACGCAGTCATAATCGAGCCAGGTTTCGTTCAACGTCCAGGCCGCTCCGCTGCCCAATTCAAGCCAGTCGAGCACGCGCTCGCCCGGCTCGGCGCCCTCGACGAAGAACTTCATGCGCGACAGCCGGCTCTTGCCGAGTTGCGCCAACGCCGAGCCGTGATTGGCCGGGGCCAGCATGACAAGGTGGCTGAGCGGACAGTCGCCAAGCGACTTGCGGTAATACAAATCAATCCAGTTGCGGATGACCGGTCCGCCGGTCGAGTGGGTGATGCAAGCCAGGCGTTCGCCGGATTTGAGTTTCTTGCCGAGTTGGTCGCGGATGGCCTGCTCGAACGCCCGCGAAATGTCGTCCAGCGTGACCGTGTCGTCGAAGCTGATGTAGCGGCCGAGGTACACGTTGGACACCGTGAAAGGTTTTCCGTCCGGGCCGGTTTGCGAGGCGAGGTAGCGGGGCAGGCCGCCGTAGGTGCCGGTGTCGCGCACGCTCCAGCCGTGAACAAATATGACAATCATAATGCGGAAAGGATTAGTTTCTACCGCTTGGAACTTCGACGGAAGAAAACTCTTCCGACGAACTTTGTAAAGGTGTTTGTTCCTGGGGATAATTGGTAGCGGTGCAGTTTGAAGTTTTACGACTCGCCCGATGGCCGTGTGCAAGCACCAGCCGGGAAGACCGGATTCACTTTCAATCAATCGCCAGCCGTAGTCGGGAAATCGCCGCTAACATCCGGCAACCTGACCAGTCTGGTCATCGAGCTCAAGCCGCAAACCCGAAGGTGAACCGCGCGAGCGGGAAAGTCCCGTTGGGTCAATAGAGTTGAGGGGCAACGACGCCGCATCCTGATCCGCGCCGCGGATAAACCATGAGCAATCTGTTCAATGCCCAGGACCCATTCATAAGTCCACGCACCGCCGCAGGAAGCGGCGACGGCTGAGTGAGGTGTCGTTGAGTTTCATGTTTCGATGTGGATTCATTCGGAGACCCTGAAGAGCCGGCCATCACCTGGCGCGAGCTTGACCTCGACGACGCGCTTTCGGTTGAGCGTCCTGCCCCGAGTCCACTGGCCGGTCTGGCGATCAAGCTCCTGCAATTTCCGTCCCGGAATCATCACCGTGACCGTGGCCGTCTGCGCCTGCCGATAATCGCGGTTGACGATCATGAATGACGAGGGCCGCCCGTTCTTGCCAAACACGCCGACTACGAACTCACCTTTGCCCGCGATCTGCACCGAGCCGGGCTTGGGCAGCGCCTCGGCACCGTAGGGCAGCGGGGCGGTGTGGTATGCGCCCAACGACTCCAGTTCCATCAGCGCTGGTCCGAACTTGGCGATCTCTTTGTTCAGGGCGACCACGGGTTGCAGCAACGGCGCAGGCTGGCCATCTTGATAAAGCCCGTTGTAAGCCTTCGGCCCCCAGTAGGTGAAATAGCTGATGCCCCGTCCGCCGTAGGCCATCGTCGTAAACACCAGCCAGCGCATTGCATCGGCGTTTGGCAACCGCCACGATTTCTCGATGGTGTCCGCCTGAATGATGTTTAGAAACGGCTTGCCGGCTTCGAGTGCGGCGAGACGGATCAAGCCGAGGTTGAGAAAATACTCCTTGCCGTCCGATGCTTTGAAGAAGTGATAGTGGTCATAGCTGATCAAATCCGGTTTGACGATTTCCACGAACTGCTTGAGATGCTCGCGATAACGCAACACGATCTTGTCGCTCGCGTTCACGCCGGTGAAACCGGTCGGATACCCAACACGCGCCCGCTCGGCCTTCTCGGCGCTGACGCCGAGTTGCTGCTCGTTGGCGTAAGTGGGAAACAGGTTGATGTAAGCGAGATGCTGCGGATCGCGTTCGCGCAAGTACGCGACCAGCCTGCCCAACCCGGCAAACGCGCCAGCGCCGGGTTCGTCGGTGAGGAAATACGCTTCGAGCGCCGGATGATTTTTCACGCGCTCAATGAGCGCATCGAGTTCTGTGCGCTTGGCGGCGTCATTCAGTACGTCGGGTTGCAACAGGCCGCTCTGAAGCATCGCGCGCAAGTGGTGTCGTGCGGCGATGTCCAGGCCCTCGGGCGGAGTCCAGGTCAGATTGAAACCCTCAGCCGCCACTCGCGCCAGCGCCTCATCCGTGGCGGGCGGCGGACACCAGAAGGTGATGATGAACTGCTTCTGCGTCCAGCGCGTGCCCGTGGCCGGTGGTTCACCACGAACGGCTGGACCTGCGATTGTCAGCAGGAGCGCCATGAGTATCAAATGCTTCATAAGCAGAATGGGTTGACTGCCTCCCGGACTCTACAAGGATCCGACCGCGTGGCATAGGAAGAACCTCTCAAAAAATGGGCAGTGGTGCAGTTTGAAGTTTTACGGCTCCGCCGTCTCCTTGCCCTCCATGATCGCTTTGCAACTTGTCGTGATGGTATCACCGTGGTCACCAACCTGAGTGCCAAGCTCCGTCCGCTCCCAAGTCAGCGTCTGGGCGATGCGTCGCCGAGGCTGTGGAGATTTTGTCGGGGCCTTCCTTGTGACTTGCTCTTCGCACTTTTGGGGGTTAGAAGTTTCTTTGTATCACTAGAAACCAGACATCATAGCGAAAGGACCAACGCCATGACTCATCCCTGCTCCATTACCGCCGCCCTCTGTCTCGCGTTCCTTTTGTCCGCCGTCCCGGCTAAAGCGCTAGAGGTCGGCGTGGCCAGTTGCGACATTACGCCGGACGTGAAGGGACACACGGTGCCCATGGCCGGTTACGGCGCGCGCAAGGGTCAACCCTCCACAGGTGTGCACGACCCATTGCACGCGAAAATTCTTTTGCTGCGCGATGGCAGGCAGTCGATGGCGTTGGTTACGTGCGATCTCCGGTCCGTTACGCCTCAGCTCAAGCACCAAACTCTCCGGAAAATATCCGATCTCGGCCTCACACCGGACACTCTTTTCCTGTGTGGTTCACATACCCATGACGGCCCATCGATTTTTCCTGAGAAGTTTTGGGAACTGCAATTCGGCAAGTGCGACCCCGCGGTCGTTGACGCCATGAGCGGCGCCATTGCGGGCGGACTGCACGCCGCCGCCAAGAACCTGGCGCCGGCACGCGTGGGTTTTGGTTCTGAACGACTGGAAGGGTTTACGCATAACCGACGTTGGGGGTACGACAACGAAGCCCGTAAGGCCGCCGGCGAAACGCCCGCGATAAACCCAATTCTGTCCGTGCTGCGTGTGGACGGCAACGATGGCAAGTGCCGTGCATTGCTGGTCCACTTCGCCACGCACCCGACAATTCTGGGCGCGTCGAACATGCTGATGTCCGCCGAATGGCCCGGCGTCTTGCAGCAGTCACTTGAGAGCGCGTTCCCCGGCGCGGTGGCGCTTTACTGCAACGGTGCCGAAGGTGACCAATCGCCCGCCGGCGCCCAGGGCGCGGACGAGTTTGCGCGGGTCAAGGATTTTGGGACGCGTCTCGCCCAGCGCGCGCAAACGGTCGCGCAGAGGGTCAAAACCAAACCGAACCAACCCATCGGCATCGTGCGGATCACGCCGGACCTGCCGCCCATCGAGTTCAGTCCCGGCGCCCGGAACGGAGCTTACAAATCTTACGAGCCGCTCGCGCTGGAGGCGCTTCCCAAGCAGGCCGAAATTCAGGTGCTTCGAATTGGCGATACGGCATTGGCCGGCCTGCCCGGCGAACCGATCTGCGAAGTCGGCATGGCCACGCAGAAACAGGTCGCGGCCGCCGGATTCAAAAATGTTCTGGCCATCGGACTGGCAAATGATTACCTCGGTTACATCGTCAACGAGAAGGAATATCCCCATGCCGGCTACGAAGTGGACACCCGCTCCTACTACGGCCCTGGACTGGGCAGCTTGCTCGCCTCCAAAGCCGGCGAAGCCGCGGCGAAACTGTCTCGTTAGTTGGTTGGTTGAAATGATCTGCGCTGTTAGCCAGGTTGCTTCCAGCTTGTCTCTGCGCTGACTCGGTGGCAGAGGACCCGCCGGGCTTATGTTTGGCATTCCACGGCCCTGCAGACTTGAGCTGCTTGCTTTGAACAGTCCGGGGGCGGTAGGCGTCGTGCAATCATAAGTAACTTGACAGTTACTTAAGGTATCCATTTAGTTACGTGCAACAATGCGCGGCGCACTCCCAACCAAGACCCGGAAGCTCAAGGGAACGGCGCGCGATCCCGCGCGCACGCAGGAGCGAATCCTGGTCGCGGCCTTGCACGAATTCGCGGCCCGCGGTTTTGCCGGAGCGCGGGTGGATTGCATTGCCCGCCGGGCCAGGATCAACAAGCGGATGCTCTACCATTACTTCGGCGACAAGGATGGTTTGTTTCGCGAGGTGTTGCGACGGAAAATCGCGCAACGGGCTGCCTGGGTGTCCTCGTCGCCGGACGACCCCGGCGAGAGTCTTCCCTACTGGTTTGATTTGGCGCGGCAGGACATCGACTGGATCCGGCTGCTCGAATGGGAGGCATTGCAGGTTGGCAATGGCAGGGTGATGGATGAAGAGGCGCGCCGCAAGGCGAGTGCTGTGGCCGTGGACAACATTTCCCGTCGCCAGGGAAGCGGTCATCTCTCGGGCGAACTGGATCCGCGTCATTTGTTGCTGGCGATGATTTCGCTGACGACTTACGCGCTTGCGTTTCCTCAAGTGGCGCGATTGATCACCGGCCTGTCGCCGGACAGTCCGAAGTTTTGCAAAGAGCGGACGGAATTCCTTCGCCGGCTCGGCGCGACTCTTCGTCCGGTGAATTGTTCCGCTCATCGGAACAGCAATCCAGGCAACTAGACTCTCAGAGGGCGCAAACACATGAAACCAAACAAGTTTTCCAATGTTCAAAAGGGCCGGTTCTCCGCTCGTTTAGGTATGCGGCGGCAGTTCTTCTTTCGTGGCCTTACGCTGTTGTTGGTGAGTGTTGTCGCGTTCCTCAGTGGCTGTTCACCCAAGCTATCGCCGGACGCGAAGCAGGGGGGCGGACAAACGCGACCGCCCGTGCCGGTGTTGGTCGCTCAGGCGATCGAGACCAACGTGCCGGTGCAGCTTCGCGCCATTGGCAATGTGCTGCCCTATTCCAAAGTGACCATCCGATCACAAATTACCGGCCAGTTGAAGCAAGTGCATTTTCGCGAAGGACAGGAAGTGAAGCTGGGCGACCCCCTGTTCACGATTGATCCGCGCCCGCCGCAGGGGGCGCTCGAACAGGCCAGGGCCAATCTGGCGCGTGACCAGGCAATGTTGGAAAACGCGCGCATTGAATTCGAGCGGCAGAGGAAATTGTTCGATTCGGCTTTGATCTCGCGAGACGAATTCGACAAGGCGCGCGCCAATCGCGACGCATTGGAGGGGACCGTGCTGGCCGACCAGGCGGCTATTACCGGCGCCGCATTGAATGTCGAGTTTACCTCCATTCGTGCACCGGTCGATGGCGTCACCGGCAATCTCCTTGTCAGTCCCGGCAACATCGTCAAAGCGCCGGATGACGCCATGCTGACGGTCAACCAGATTCATCCAATCTATGTGTCGTTTACCGTGCCGGAGCACTTCCTGCCGCAGATCAAAAAAGAGATGCTCGAGAAAACGCTCAAAGTGGAAGCGACGTTTCAAAAGATGAGTGTCCCGCCGCAGCGCGGAGACTTGACGTTTATCGACAACGCGGTTGATCCAACGACGGGCATGATTCAACTCAAGGCGACGTTTCCAAACGAGAACAGCGCGCTTTGGCCCGGTCAGTTTGTGCAAGTGTCGCTGACTTTGTCCGAGCAGCCGCATGTGATTGTTGTTCCCTCGCAGGCCATCCAGAATTCACAAAAGGGTGAGTTTGTTTTCGTGGTGAAGCTGGATCAGACGGTGGAAATGCGCACGGTCGTCACTGGCATCACCCGTGACGGTGCCACTGTGGTGGAAAAAGAATTGAAGGCCGGCGAAACCGTGGTGACGGACGGTCAATTGCGATTGGTGCCGGGCGCAAAGGTGAACGTCAAAGCGCCCGACGCGCCAGTCAAGACCGCTACTGCGCAAACCAACTCACCATGAACGTGCCCGAACTATTCATTCGTCGGCCGGTCATGACGACGCTCGTCATGTCAGGCATTTTGTTGTTCGGCATCATCAGCTATCGTTACCTTCCGGTCAGCGATTTGCCCAGCGTGGATTACCCAACCATCCTGGTAAGCGCCAGCCTGCCCGGTGCCAGCCCGGAAACGATGGCTTCGGCCGTGGCCACGCCGCTGGAAAAACAGTTCTCGACGATTGCCGGCATCGATTCGATGACTTCCGTCAGTGCGCTCGGCCTCGCGCAGATTACGATTCAGTTTACGCTGGAGCGAAGCATCGATGCCGCGGCCCAGGACGTGCAGGCAGCCATCTCCAAGGCAACGCGGCAGTTGCCACCCGAGATGCCCACACCGCCGACTTACAACAAGGTCAACCCGGCGGATCAGCCGATTCTTTATCTCGCTCTGACTTCGCCGACACTCCCCTTGTCCACCGTGGACGAATACGGGGAGACGATGATGGCGCAACGCATTTCAATGGTGGACGGCGTTGCGCAGGTTTCTGTCTTCGGTTCACAACAATACGCCGTGCGCGTGCAACTCGATCCCAGCGCCCTGGCCTCGCGCGGCATCGGCATCGACGAAGTGCACAACGCCATCGCGTCTGGCAACGTGAATTTGCCGACCGGCACGCTCTATGGAAAACATAAAGCGTTCACCGTTCAGGCGACCGGCCAGCTTACCAAAGCCGCCGACTATCGCCCGCTCATTGTGGCCTATCGCAATGGTCGCCCCGTGCGTTTGGAGGAACTGGGGCGAGTGGTGGACAGCGTGCAAAACGACAAAGTGGCCAGTTGGTATAACGACACGCGGGGAATCATCCTATCCATCCAGCGCCAGCCCGGCGTCAACACGGTGAAAGTGGTGGATTCCATTCGCAAGTTGCTGCCGCAATTTCACGCTCAGCTTCCCGCCTCGGTGGACATCAACATTCTCTATGATCGCTCGCAATCGATCCGCGAATCGGTCGCTGACGTCGAATTCACCTTGCTGCTAACAGCTTGCCTGGTCGTGATGGTGATTTTCCTCTTCCTGCGGAATCTCTCCGCCACGGTGATTCCCAGTCTGGCAGTGCCGATGTCGATCATCGGCACGTTCGCGGTGATGTATCTGCTCAATTACAGCCTCGACAACCTCTCACTCATGGCGTTGACGTTGTGCGTCGGCTTCGTGGTGGACGACGCCATCGTCATGCTGGAAAATATCGTCCGTCACATGGAAGCAGGCGAGCCGCCGATGACCGCCGCCCTCAACGGTTCGCGCGAAGTCGGTTTCACAATCATCTCGATGACCTTGTCTCTCGCAGCGGTATTCATCCCCGTGCTTTTCATGAGCGGGATCCTGGGACGGTTATTGCATGAGTTTGCCGTGACCATTGCCGTGGCGGTACTGGTTTCTGGTTTCGTTTCATTGACGCTGACGCCGATGCTGTGCAGCCGGTTCGTGCGGCCGCCCAACAAGCAGAAGCACGGGCGCGTGTACGCGGCATCGGAGCGGTTTTTCGAGGGGATGCATCGGACTTACGACCACAGCCTCCAGGCGGTCATGCGCCACAGAAGGGCGACCTTGTTTGTCTCAGCCGTGGTGCTGGTGGCGACCGCATATTTATTTGTGGTGATTCCCAAAGGGTTTTTCCCGAATGAAGATACTGGACAAATCTTTGGGATAACGGAAGGCTCTCAAGGCATTTCCTTCGAGTCCATGCGCGACCATCAACTGGCAATTGCCAGAATTGTGGGCGCGAACACGAATGTAGCGAACTATACTTCATCCATCGGCGCGGGTGGCCCGACGGTTTCGGCAAATAGCGGTCGCATTTTTCTCCGTTTGAAGCCGCGTTCGGAACGTCATCAAAGCGCGGACCAGATCATTCAGGAATTGCGGCCCAAGCTGGCCAGCGTGCCTGGCATCCAGGTGTTTCTCCAAAACCCGCCGCTGATCCGGATCGGCGGCACATTTACCAAGGCGCTTTACCAATTCAGCCTTCAGGGGACTGACTCAAAGGAGCTTTATCATTGGACACCGCTGTTGATGGAGAAGATGGCCGAGTTGCCAGGCTTTCAAGATGTGACCAGCGATTTACTGATCGCCAATCCGCAGGTCATGGTGGAGATCGACCGCGACAAGGCATATTCACTGGGTGTGGCTGCGGATCAGATTGAAAATGCCTTGTATGATGCTTACGGCCAGCGTCAGGTCTCGACGATTTATACCGACATCAACGAATACTGGGTCGTGATGGAAGTGGAGCCAAAGTACCAATCTGATCCGGATGCGCTTTCGCAACTCTACATCCGCTCTTCCACGGGTAAACTCATCCAGCTCAGCGCGGTGGCCAAGCTTGCTCGCACCGTCGGTCCGATGACCGTGTCGCACCAAGGACAACTTCCGGCCGTTACTATTTCATTCAATCTGGCGCCGGGCG belongs to Verrucomicrobiota bacterium and includes:
- a CDS encoding phospholipase, which produces MIVIFVHGWSVRDTGTYGGLPRYLASQTGPDGKPFTVSNVYLGRYISFDDTVTLDDISRAFEQAIRDQLGKKLKSGERLACITHSTGGPVIRNWIDLYYRKSLGDCPLSHLVMLAPANHGSALAQLGKSRLSRMKFFVEGAEPGERVLDWLELGSGAAWTLNETWLDYDCVGNGLFPFVLVGQTIDRSFYDVLNSYTDEMGSDGVVRVAAANLNYSLLELVQDEAGDLKPKRVWRSKPTAFGILPKLAHSGDDIGIIRSVSSDGLRPAKVAKERGISRDHPTAQWVVQCLRVTTPANYAKVASNLAQLTEQTQQAERVEEHKTLFWTREFPNDHCAQVIVRLRDDRGQTLSDYDLYLTAGPRYSEQELPKGFFVDRQRNRRDPGKLTYYLNWDVIDRELRQPKLQGKFGFRIEARPKESPDALAFYRTLNFKSDLDALERALRPNETLMVDIEMKRMVDAAVFRISNDLTPGKISRTPLGKTVT
- a CDS encoding neutral/alkaline non-lysosomal ceramidase N-terminal domain-containing protein, with protein sequence MTHPCSITAALCLAFLLSAVPAKALEVGVASCDITPDVKGHTVPMAGYGARKGQPSTGVHDPLHAKILLLRDGRQSMALVTCDLRSVTPQLKHQTLRKISDLGLTPDTLFLCGSHTHDGPSIFPEKFWELQFGKCDPAVVDAMSGAIAGGLHAAAKNLAPARVGFGSERLEGFTHNRRWGYDNEARKAAGETPAINPILSVLRVDGNDGKCRALLVHFATHPTILGASNMLMSAEWPGVLQQSLESAFPGAVALYCNGAEGDQSPAGAQGADEFARVKDFGTRLAQRAQTVAQRVKTKPNQPIGIVRITPDLPPIEFSPGARNGAYKSYEPLALEALPKQAEIQVLRIGDTALAGLPGEPICEVGMATQKQVAAAGFKNVLAIGLANDYLGYIVNEKEYPHAGYEVDTRSYYGPGLGSLLASKAGEAAAKLSR
- a CDS encoding TetR/AcrR family transcriptional regulator, which gives rise to MRGALPTKTRKLKGTARDPARTQERILVAALHEFAARGFAGARVDCIARRARINKRMLYHYFGDKDGLFREVLRRKIAQRAAWVSSSPDDPGESLPYWFDLARQDIDWIRLLEWEALQVGNGRVMDEEARRKASAVAVDNISRRQGSGHLSGELDPRHLLLAMISLTTYALAFPQVARLITGLSPDSPKFCKERTEFLRRLGATLRPVNCSAHRNSNPGN
- a CDS encoding efflux RND transporter periplasmic adaptor subunit is translated as MKPNKFSNVQKGRFSARLGMRRQFFFRGLTLLLVSVVAFLSGCSPKLSPDAKQGGGQTRPPVPVLVAQAIETNVPVQLRAIGNVLPYSKVTIRSQITGQLKQVHFREGQEVKLGDPLFTIDPRPPQGALEQARANLARDQAMLENARIEFERQRKLFDSALISRDEFDKARANRDALEGTVLADQAAITGAALNVEFTSIRAPVDGVTGNLLVSPGNIVKAPDDAMLTVNQIHPIYVSFTVPEHFLPQIKKEMLEKTLKVEATFQKMSVPPQRGDLTFIDNAVDPTTGMIQLKATFPNENSALWPGQFVQVSLTLSEQPHVIVVPSQAIQNSQKGEFVFVVKLDQTVEMRTVVTGITRDGATVVEKELKAGETVVTDGQLRLVPGAKVNVKAPDAPVKTATAQTNSP
- a CDS encoding efflux RND transporter permease subunit is translated as MNVPELFIRRPVMTTLVMSGILLFGIISYRYLPVSDLPSVDYPTILVSASLPGASPETMASAVATPLEKQFSTIAGIDSMTSVSALGLAQITIQFTLERSIDAAAQDVQAAISKATRQLPPEMPTPPTYNKVNPADQPILYLALTSPTLPLSTVDEYGETMMAQRISMVDGVAQVSVFGSQQYAVRVQLDPSALASRGIGIDEVHNAIASGNVNLPTGTLYGKHKAFTVQATGQLTKAADYRPLIVAYRNGRPVRLEELGRVVDSVQNDKVASWYNDTRGIILSIQRQPGVNTVKVVDSIRKLLPQFHAQLPASVDINILYDRSQSIRESVADVEFTLLLTACLVVMVIFLFLRNLSATVIPSLAVPMSIIGTFAVMYLLNYSLDNLSLMALTLCVGFVVDDAIVMLENIVRHMEAGEPPMTAALNGSREVGFTIISMTLSLAAVFIPVLFMSGILGRLLHEFAVTIAVAVLVSGFVSLTLTPMLCSRFVRPPNKQKHGRVYAASERFFEGMHRTYDHSLQAVMRHRRATLFVSAVVLVATAYLFVVIPKGFFPNEDTGQIFGITEGSQGISFESMRDHQLAIARIVGANTNVANYTSSIGAGGPTVSANSGRIFLRLKPRSERHQSADQIIQELRPKLASVPGIQVFLQNPPLIRIGGTFTKALYQFSLQGTDSKELYHWTPLLMEKMAELPGFQDVTSDLLIANPQVMVEIDRDKAYSLGVAADQIENALYDAYGQRQVSTIYTDINEYWVVMEVEPKYQSDPDALSQLYIRSSTGKLIQLSAVAKLARTVGPMTVSHQGQLPAVTISFNLAPGVSLGTAVEQMQKLQSEMHLPATVSASFQGSAQVFQSSLKGLGVLLLMSILVIYIILGILYESFVHPITILSGLPSAGFGALLTLMIFGIDLNIYAFVGLIMLVGIVKKNAIMMIDFAIDAQRKGKPAYDAIYQGCLLRFRPIMMTTMAALMATLPIALGFGAGGESRRPLGLTVVGGLVVSQLLTLYITPVVYLYLEGVREWMARHTHRRRVASSGAATPAPAG